The following coding sequences are from one Arthrobacter sp. 24S4-2 window:
- a CDS encoding DUF6458 family protein yields the protein MRIGSSIFLIAIGAILAWAITPGLIPYVDQTLIGYILMAVGVIGLITSLVLASPGRTRRVSETRSVVDPNTGERIVRNESRDGGI from the coding sequence ATGAGAATCGGTTCCTCCATTTTCCTTATCGCCATCGGCGCCATTTTGGCGTGGGCCATCACCCCCGGCCTCATCCCTTACGTGGACCAGACGCTCATCGGCTACATCCTGATGGCCGTCGGCGTCATCGGCCTGATCACCTCGCTGGTCCTGGCATCGCCGGGACGCACACGCCGGGTGAGCGAGACCCGGTCAGTGGTGGATCCGAATACCGGCGAACGCATTGTCCGCAACGAGAGCCGGGACGGCGGCATCTAG